Proteins co-encoded in one Campylobacter jejuni genomic window:
- a CDS encoding Na+/H+ antiporter family protein produces the protein MILILLTNPIIISVVLMTLLCLFRFNVLLSLLISALIAGVFSHLELVDTMNILISGMKENLKTALSYILLGAIAAAISKTNLTAYLIKIVSHFISHKKYLLLLSIALISCFSQNLIPIHVAFIPLLIPPLLSLFNKLKIDRRAVACALTFGLTTPYMVLPVGFGLTFQDLLKDNLNANNVSVSLNDVTNTMYFAAICMIAGLFLALFVFYRKPREYQEVEIAKVDLENLEMTRKEWGVLAGLVLTLILQILTMNLPLSGLLGFVLMVILGGVEFSKVNEVFDDGLKMMGFIAFVILVAAGYGEVLKESRSVVDLVNSVVPWMEQSKFLAVFFMLLIGLIITMGIGTSFGTIPIIATLFCPICLELGFSTALIIFILGVAGALGDAGSPASETTMGTTVGLNADKQHDHIKDTCIPTFIFYNGPLLILGSIIAMFL, from the coding sequence ATGATTTTGATTTTACTTACTAATCCTATCATTATCAGTGTTGTTTTGATGACTTTACTTTGTTTGTTTCGTTTTAATGTGCTTTTGAGTCTTTTGATCTCAGCTCTTATTGCAGGTGTATTTTCTCATCTTGAACTCGTAGATACTATGAATATACTTATAAGCGGAATGAAAGAAAATTTAAAAACAGCTCTTAGCTATATACTCTTAGGAGCCATTGCCGCAGCGATTTCAAAGACAAATTTAACTGCATATTTGATTAAGATAGTAAGTCATTTTATATCTCATAAAAAATATTTATTGCTTTTGTCTATAGCTTTGATTTCTTGTTTTTCTCAAAATTTAATTCCTATTCATGTAGCTTTTATACCTTTGTTGATTCCACCTCTTTTAAGTCTTTTTAATAAACTTAAAATCGATCGTAGAGCGGTTGCTTGTGCTTTAACTTTTGGACTTACTACGCCTTATATGGTTTTGCCAGTAGGTTTTGGGCTTACTTTTCAAGATCTTTTAAAAGATAATTTAAATGCAAATAATGTAAGTGTATCTTTAAATGATGTTACAAATACTATGTATTTTGCTGCTATTTGTATGATAGCAGGACTTTTTCTAGCGCTTTTTGTGTTTTATCGTAAGCCAAGAGAGTATCAAGAAGTAGAAATTGCTAAAGTGGATTTAGAAAATCTTGAAATGACGCGTAAGGAATGGGGCGTTTTAGCTGGGCTTGTTTTAACTTTAATTTTGCAAATTTTGACTATGAATTTACCTTTATCAGGGCTTTTGGGTTTTGTTTTAATGGTTATTTTAGGTGGAGTTGAATTTTCAAAAGTCAATGAAGTTTTTGATGATGGGCTTAAAATGATGGGTTTTATAGCTTTTGTTATCCTTGTTGCTGCAGGATATGGAGAAGTTTTAAAAGAAAGTAGATCAGTAGTAGATCTTGTAAATTCAGTCGTTCCTTGGATGGAGCAAAGTAAATTTTTAGCAGTATTTTTCATGCTTTTAATAGGACTTATCATCACTATGGGTATAGGTACTTCTTTTGGAACTATACCTATCATAGCTACGCTTTTTTGTCCTATTTGTTTGGAACTTGGTTTTAGTACAGCACTTATTATATTTATCTTAGGAGTAGCAGGAGCTTTAGGAGATGCAGGAAGTCCAGCCAGTGAAACAACCATGGGAACTACTGTAGGATTAAATGCTGATAAACAACACGATCACATTAAAGATACTTGCATACCAACTTTTATTTTCTATAATGGCCCATTATTGATTTTAGGTAGTATTATCGCCATGTTTTTATAA
- the gltB gene encoding glutamate synthase large subunit translates to MDLENILENNQSIGLYHPKNEHDACGIAAVANIRGIASYKVICDALEILMNLEHRGGAGAEENSGDGAGILIQIPHDFFKTQELGFELPKKGDYAVAQMFLSPNTDAKEEAKEIFLQGLKDKKLEFLGFREVPFNPSDIGASALKAMPYFLQAFVKKPSKISAGLEFERVLYSTRRLIEKRAINVPKFYFSSFSSRTIVYKGMLLSTQLSDFYLDFKDVNMKSAIALVHSRFSTNTFPSWERAHPNRYMVHNGEINTIRGNVDSIRAREGLMQSEYFENLDEIFPIIAKPSSDSAMFDNTLEFLALNGRTLEEAFMMMVPEPWHKNENMESKKRAFYEYHSLLMEPWDGPAAIVFTDGVIMGASLDRNGFRPSRYYLTKDDMLILSSETGALKLDEKNIKAKKRLEPGKLLLVDTARGRVIADNEIKEHYANAKPYKKWLKNLVELEKQKSGVYKHQFLKEDEVLKLQKAFGWSYDELKMSVAAMAQNGKEAIAAMGVDTPLAILSKTYQPLYNYFKQLFAQVTNPPLDAIREEIVTSTRIYLGSEGNLLKPDENNAKRVKIALPVISNEELFEVKALNKFQVKEFSILYDYSKKTLEKALDELCVKIEDEVKKGVSIIILSDKGVDEKNAYIPALLAVSGVHNHLVRKNLRTHTSLIIESGEPREIHHFACLLGYGATVINPYLVYESIQKLIANKDLNLSYEKAVENFIKASSSGIVKIASKMGVSTLQSYNGSALFECLGLSSKVIDKYFTSTTSRIEGMDLEDFEKELIALHKHAFNDTHKALDSKGIHGFRSAKEEHLIDPLVIFNLQQACRNKDYKSFKKYSALVDEKQVNLRSLMEFDFSEAISIDKVESAESIVKRFRTGAMSYGSISKEAHECLAQAMNKIGAKSNSGEGGEDEERYEIKEGVDKNSAIKQVASGRFGVDLNYLSHAKEIQIKVAQGAKPGEGGQLMGFKVYPWIAKARHSTAGVTLISPPPHHDIYSIEDLAQLIYDLKNANKDAKISVKLVSENGIGTVAAGVAKAGANLILVSGYDGGTGASPRTSIPHAGIPWELGLAETHQTLILNKLRDRVRLETDGKLMNGRDLAIAALLGAEEFGFATAPLIVLGCTMMRVCHLNTCPFGIATQDTELRDRFKGKVDDVINFMYFIAEELREYMARLGFERLDDMIGRVDKLRQKSVQGKAGKLNLDKILKSLPTYNRTAVHFKDYKDNKLEKTIDYRILLPLCKNAVEKKEPIKLSLEVGNQSRTFATMLSSEILKTYGKDALDEDSIHIKAIGNAGNSFGAFLLKGIKLEIIGDSNDYLGKGLSGGKIIAKISNEATFSPEENIIAGNACLYGATKGEVYLDGIAGERFCVRNSGALAVVLGTGVHGCEYMTGGQVVVLGDVGANFAAGMSGGVVYIFGRHNEAHVNTELVDIKDLNAKDEKELKAVIEKHIAYTDSKKAKDILEKFDKKDFFKVMPRDYEKMLKMLDLCKNEKDPNLAAFLKITQ, encoded by the coding sequence ATGGATTTAGAAAATATCCTAGAAAATAATCAAAGCATAGGTTTATATCACCCAAAGAACGAACACGATGCCTGTGGTATCGCTGCAGTTGCTAATATACGCGGTATTGCCTCTTATAAGGTTATTTGTGATGCTTTAGAAATTTTGATGAATCTTGAGCACCGAGGTGGTGCAGGAGCTGAAGAAAATTCAGGTGATGGGGCGGGGATTTTGATCCAAATTCCACATGATTTTTTTAAAACTCAAGAATTGGGTTTTGAACTTCCTAAAAAGGGTGATTATGCCGTAGCACAGATGTTTTTATCACCCAATACTGATGCAAAAGAAGAAGCAAAAGAGATATTTTTACAAGGTTTAAAGGATAAAAAACTTGAATTTTTAGGTTTTAGAGAAGTGCCTTTTAATCCTAGCGATATAGGTGCAAGTGCTTTAAAAGCTATGCCTTATTTTTTACAAGCCTTTGTGAAAAAACCAAGTAAAATAAGTGCAGGGCTTGAGTTTGAAAGAGTGCTTTATAGTACGCGTCGTCTCATAGAAAAAAGAGCTATTAATGTGCCAAAATTTTATTTTTCAAGTTTTTCTTCACGTACTATAGTTTATAAAGGAATGCTTCTTTCAACTCAATTGAGCGATTTTTATCTCGATTTTAAAGATGTTAATATGAAATCAGCCATTGCTTTAGTGCATTCTCGCTTTTCGACTAATACCTTTCCAAGTTGGGAAAGAGCCCACCCAAACCGCTATATGGTACATAATGGAGAGATTAATACCATACGCGGAAATGTTGATAGTATAAGAGCTAGAGAAGGTTTGATGCAAAGTGAGTATTTTGAAAATTTAGATGAAATTTTTCCCATCATAGCTAAGCCTAGCAGTGATTCTGCAATGTTTGATAATACTTTAGAATTTTTAGCTCTAAATGGTCGTACTTTAGAAGAAGCTTTTATGATGATGGTGCCAGAACCTTGGCATAAAAATGAAAATATGGAAAGCAAAAAGCGTGCTTTTTATGAATATCATTCTTTATTGATGGAGCCTTGGGATGGGCCTGCTGCTATAGTTTTTACTGATGGAGTGATTATGGGGGCGAGTTTGGATAGAAATGGTTTTCGTCCTTCAAGGTATTATCTTACAAAAGATGATATGCTCATACTTTCAAGTGAAACAGGGGCTTTAAAACTTGATGAAAAAAATATCAAAGCCAAAAAACGCTTAGAACCTGGAAAACTTTTACTCGTTGATACAGCAAGAGGTAGGGTTATAGCTGATAATGAAATCAAAGAGCATTATGCTAATGCTAAGCCTTATAAAAAATGGCTTAAAAATTTAGTTGAACTTGAAAAACAAAAAAGCGGAGTTTATAAACATCAGTTTTTAAAAGAAGATGAGGTTTTAAAACTCCAAAAAGCTTTTGGTTGGAGTTATGATGAGCTTAAAATGAGTGTGGCTGCTATGGCTCAAAATGGTAAAGAAGCTATAGCAGCTATGGGTGTAGATACTCCTTTGGCTATACTTTCTAAAACTTATCAACCTTTGTATAATTATTTTAAACAACTTTTTGCACAAGTAACTAATCCTCCTCTTGATGCCATAAGAGAAGAGATCGTTACTTCTACAAGGATTTATCTAGGAAGCGAAGGCAATTTATTAAAACCCGATGAAAACAATGCAAAACGCGTAAAAATAGCCTTGCCTGTGATAAGCAATGAAGAACTTTTTGAAGTTAAGGCTTTAAATAAATTTCAAGTTAAAGAATTTTCTATACTTTATGATTATTCTAAAAAAACTTTAGAAAAGGCTTTAGATGAACTTTGCGTTAAGATAGAAGATGAGGTTAAAAAAGGTGTTTCTATTATCATTTTAAGCGATAAAGGAGTGGATGAAAAAAACGCTTATATCCCCGCTTTGCTTGCTGTTTCTGGAGTGCATAATCATCTAGTAAGAAAAAATTTAAGAACACACACAAGTCTTATTATCGAAAGTGGTGAACCTAGAGAAATTCATCATTTTGCATGTCTTTTAGGTTATGGTGCGACTGTTATTAATCCTTATTTGGTTTATGAGAGCATACAAAAACTCATTGCCAATAAAGATTTAAATTTAAGTTATGAAAAGGCGGTAGAAAATTTCATCAAGGCAAGTTCAAGTGGTATAGTCAAAATTGCTTCTAAAATGGGGGTTTCTACCTTGCAAAGTTATAATGGCTCTGCACTTTTTGAATGTCTGGGCTTAAGCTCTAAGGTGATTGATAAATACTTCACTTCTACAACTTCACGCATTGAAGGTATGGATTTAGAAGATTTTGAAAAAGAACTCATTGCTTTACACAAACATGCTTTTAACGATACACATAAGGCTTTAGATTCTAAAGGAATTCATGGTTTTAGAAGTGCTAAAGAAGAACATTTAATCGATCCGCTTGTGATTTTTAATCTTCAGCAAGCCTGTCGCAACAAAGACTATAAAAGCTTTAAAAAATACTCGGCTTTAGTAGATGAAAAACAAGTTAATTTGCGTTCTTTGATGGAATTTGATTTTAGTGAAGCTATCAGTATAGATAAGGTTGAAAGTGCAGAAAGTATAGTTAAACGCTTTAGAACAGGGGCGATGAGTTATGGTTCTATTTCTAAAGAAGCACACGAGTGTTTAGCACAGGCTATGAATAAAATAGGTGCTAAATCAAATTCAGGTGAAGGTGGCGAGGATGAAGAACGCTATGAAATCAAAGAGGGTGTGGATAAAAACTCAGCCATTAAGCAAGTAGCAAGTGGGCGTTTTGGCGTGGATTTAAACTACTTAAGTCATGCAAAAGAAATTCAAATCAAAGTCGCTCAAGGCGCAAAACCAGGTGAAGGCGGACAATTAATGGGCTTTAAAGTCTATCCTTGGATAGCCAAAGCTAGACATTCTACTGCAGGTGTGACGCTTATTTCCCCACCTCCTCATCACGATATTTATTCTATAGAAGATTTGGCTCAACTTATTTATGACCTAAAAAATGCTAACAAAGACGCTAAAATTTCAGTAAAACTTGTAAGCGAAAATGGCATAGGAACGGTTGCTGCAGGTGTGGCTAAGGCAGGAGCGAATTTAATCCTTGTTTCAGGTTATGATGGAGGTACGGGTGCAAGTCCTAGAACTTCTATACCGCATGCAGGAATTCCTTGGGAGTTAGGTTTGGCTGAAACACATCAAACTTTGATTTTAAACAAGCTTAGAGATAGGGTAAGATTAGAAACTGATGGAAAGCTTATGAATGGGCGTGATTTAGCCATAGCAGCACTTTTAGGAGCTGAAGAATTTGGTTTTGCAACAGCGCCTTTGATTGTTTTAGGTTGTACGATGATGAGAGTTTGTCATCTAAATACCTGTCCTTTTGGTATAGCCACTCAAGATACAGAACTTAGAGATCGTTTCAAAGGCAAAGTGGATGATGTGATTAATTTCATGTATTTTATAGCCGAGGAACTTAGGGAGTATATGGCAAGGCTTGGTTTTGAACGCCTAGATGATATGATAGGTCGTGTGGATAAACTCCGCCAAAAAAGTGTGCAAGGTAAAGCAGGAAAGCTAAATTTAGATAAAATTTTAAAATCCTTGCCTACTTATAATAGAACCGCTGTGCATTTTAAAGACTATAAAGATAACAAGCTTGAAAAAACGATTGATTATAGAATTTTACTTCCGCTTTGTAAAAATGCTGTGGAGAAAAAAGAGCCTATCAAACTTTCTTTAGAAGTAGGAAATCAAAGCCGTACTTTTGCGACTATGCTTTCAAGTGAAATTTTAAAAACTTATGGAAAAGATGCTTTAGATGAAGATAGTATCCATATCAAAGCTATAGGCAATGCAGGCAATAGCTTTGGAGCGTTTTTGTTAAAGGGCATTAAACTTGAGATTATAGGCGATAGCAATGATTATTTAGGCAAGGGTTTAAGTGGTGGCAAAATCATAGCAAAAATTTCAAATGAAGCCACTTTTTCACCTGAAGAAAATATAATCGCAGGAAATGCTTGTTTATACGGAGCTACAAAAGGTGAAGTGTATTTAGATGGTATAGCAGGGGAAAGATTTTGTGTAAGAAATTCAGGAGCTTTAGCTGTGGTTTTAGGAACAGGCGTGCATGGTTGTGAATATATGACAGGTGGGCAAGTTGTAGTTCTTGGAGATGTGGGTGCGAATTTCGCTGCTGGTATGAGTGGGGGCGTTGTTTATATCTTTGGAAGACACAATGAAGCTCATGTAAATACCGAGCTTGTGGATATTAAAGATCTTAATGCTAAGGATGAAAAAGAATTAAAAGCCGTGATAGAAAAACATATCGCTTATACAGATTCTAAAAAGGCTAAAGATATCTTAGAAAAATTCGATAAAAAAGACTTTTTTAAAGTCATGCCAAGAGATTATGAAAAGATGTTAAAAATGCTTGATCTTTGTAAAAATGAAAAAGATCCAAATTTAGCAGCATTTTTGAAAATCACACAATAA
- a CDS encoding DUF262 domain-containing protein, whose protein sequence is MAEMKTERKSVLDYLSKNKFLIPMYQRPYAWTLEECEQLWNDIVTFFNDEDRKPEDEYFLGSIVMYKQNNHQNIIDGQQRTISLSLLLKALYVKAFKDRSEETKNLVAMLESCLWDIDDISGKADYNASHLESDVITKEDEDILKQILTNEYRLENNDIETKIKKVKSNYEKNYLFFLLKSDEFAKENPTKWEKFCVVLLKSCILLPIECEGYDEDSRLENALRIFNTLNNRGIPLSDSDIFKSIIFKSKKTLERRKEFANKWKELEDKKDMDFIFRNYMHVIRARNKIKTSEIGLRVFFTKEYKNILQDDNIISEIEQLSKFWNDEFSDLYNNRSYQFYEVLNELPNEYWKYLDSAYYMYCQDKKINYYKNHENFLAKIIANFLVKLINKPTIAEVKPIVFNAYTSLYSKGELNFQTDSKQILENEILFKEQFFKANKLIPALLTLNLYIKYPNQKTDIKAEIEHIFPKTTQWRPSYTGWDKEEAKSYIESIGNKMWLEKRLNIKAGNNYFDEKKEKYKESNFLEAQELSKYTKNDWLKEDIEKRNEEIYNRLVDFFKQNID, encoded by the coding sequence ATGGCTGAAATGAAAACAGAAAGAAAAAGTGTTTTAGATTATCTTTCTAAAAATAAATTTTTAATCCCAATGTATCAAAGACCTTATGCTTGGACATTAGAAGAATGTGAACAGTTGTGGAATGATATTGTTACTTTTTTTAATGATGAGGATAGAAAACCTGAAGATGAATATTTTTTGGGTAGTATTGTGATGTATAAGCAAAATAATCATCAAAATATTATAGATGGACAACAAAGAACAATATCTTTAAGTTTGTTGTTAAAAGCTTTATATGTAAAAGCTTTTAAAGATAGAAGTGAAGAAACAAAAAATCTTGTGGCAATGCTTGAAAGCTGTTTATGGGATATTGATGATATTAGCGGAAAAGCAGACTATAACGCGTCACATTTAGAAAGTGATGTTATTACGAAAGAAGATGAAGATATATTAAAACAAATTTTGACTAATGAATATAGACTAGAAAATAATGATATTGAAACAAAGATTAAAAAAGTTAAATCTAATTATGAGAAAAATTATTTATTTTTTCTTTTAAAATCTGATGAATTTGCAAAAGAAAATCCAACTAAATGGGAAAAATTTTGTGTAGTTTTATTAAAATCTTGTATTTTGCTTCCTATAGAATGCGAAGGTTATGATGAAGATTCTAGGCTTGAGAATGCTTTAAGAATTTTTAATACTTTAAATAATAGAGGAATTCCACTTAGTGATTCTGATATTTTTAAAAGTATTATTTTTAAAAGCAAAAAAACTTTAGAAAGAAGAAAAGAATTTGCAAATAAGTGGAAAGAACTTGAAGATAAAAAAGATATGGATTTTATATTTAGAAATTATATGCATGTTATTCGTGCTAGAAATAAAATTAAAACAAGTGAAATTGGTTTAAGAGTTTTTTTTACTAAAGAGTACAAGAATATTTTACAAGATGATAATATTATAAGTGAAATTGAACAGCTTAGTAAATTTTGGAATGATGAATTTAGTGATTTATATAATAATAGGTCATATCAATTTTATGAAGTTTTAAATGAGTTACCAAATGAATATTGGAAATATTTAGATAGTGCATATTATATGTATTGTCAAGATAAAAAAATAAATTATTATAAAAACCATGAGAATTTTTTAGCAAAAATAATTGCTAATTTTTTAGTAAAACTTATCAATAAGCCGACTATTGCAGAAGTCAAACCAATTGTTTTTAATGCATATACATCATTATATTCTAAAGGAGAACTAAATTTTCAGACAGATTCAAAGCAAATTTTAGAAAATGAGATATTGTTTAAAGAACAGTTTTTTAAAGCAAATAAACTTATTCCAGCACTATTAACTCTTAATCTTTATATAAAATATCCGAATCAAAAAACTGATATTAAAGCTGAAATTGAACATATTTTCCCAAAAACTACACAATGGAGACCAAGTTATACAGGTTGGGATAAAGAAGAAGCAAAGTCTTACATTGAATCTATTGGTAATAAAATGTGGCTCGAAAAAAGATTAAATATTAAAGCAGGCAACAATTATTTTGATGAGAAGAAAGAAAAATATAAAGAATCAAACTTTTTAGAAGCACAAGAATTATCCAAGTATACTAAAAATGATTGGCTAAAGGAAGATATTGAAAAGAGAAATGAAGAGATTTATAATAGATTAGTAGACTTTTTTAAGCAAAATATTGATTAG
- the gltD gene encoding glutamate synthase subunit beta: MGNTRGFLDFKRMDFKKIAPKERILNYKEFTIPLDKKEQEIQGGRCMDCGVAFCHTGVMSEGKDVGCPLNNLIPEWNDLIYRSLWEEAYERLDLTNPFPEFTGRVCPAPCEDSCVCAINGTSVSIKNNELSIIENAFKENLVRVNKPKQYNGKKIAIIGSGPAGLACANTLNSLGYKVSVFERSDKIGGLLMYGIPDMKLDKSIVDRRVDLLKKSGIEFKVNENIDNKDKVSKLLKEFDALVLCTGASKPIDLDIEGRKLKGVEFALDFLTQNTKTLLKTGKGADAAKGKNVLVIGSGDTSVDCIAVATRQGAKSIVRFERSPKRPLQRSQNNPWPLKADIFTTDYGLEEAIAVYGKDPREYQKMTKKFLGKTHVEGVEANDLKREFKEGKAINVEIPNSKKTYKVDLVLLAMGFSGCEEAIAKNFGVKLDEKNNISTENFQTTHKKIFACGDARKGQSLVVWAIKDGIECALSLHQNLAK; this comes from the coding sequence ATGGGAAATACAAGAGGTTTTTTGGACTTTAAAAGAATGGATTTTAAAAAAATTGCTCCTAAAGAAAGGATTTTAAATTACAAAGAATTTACTATACCTTTGGATAAAAAAGAACAAGAAATTCAAGGCGGGCGTTGTATGGATTGTGGTGTGGCCTTTTGTCATACGGGTGTGATGAGCGAAGGAAAAGATGTGGGCTGTCCTTTAAACAATCTCATTCCTGAATGGAACGATCTTATTTATCGTTCTTTATGGGAAGAAGCTTATGAAAGACTTGATCTTACCAATCCTTTTCCTGAATTTACCGGTCGTGTTTGCCCTGCTCCTTGTGAGGATTCTTGTGTGTGTGCGATAAATGGCACAAGTGTGAGTATCAAAAATAATGAATTATCCATCATAGAAAATGCTTTTAAAGAAAATTTAGTAAGAGTAAATAAACCTAAGCAATACAATGGCAAAAAAATCGCTATCATAGGAAGTGGGCCTGCTGGGCTTGCTTGTGCTAACACTTTAAATTCGCTAGGTTATAAAGTAAGTGTTTTTGAAAGAAGCGATAAAATAGGCGGACTTTTGATGTATGGTATCCCTGATATGAAGCTTGATAAAAGTATAGTTGATAGACGGGTGGATTTGCTTAAAAAAAGCGGGATTGAATTTAAAGTGAATGAAAATATAGACAACAAAGATAAGGTTTCAAAACTTCTAAAAGAATTTGATGCTTTGGTGCTTTGCACAGGAGCAAGCAAGCCTATAGATCTTGATATAGAAGGTAGAAAGCTAAAAGGGGTTGAATTTGCCCTTGATTTTTTAACGCAAAATACCAAAACTTTGTTAAAAACAGGTAAGGGTGCAGATGCAGCCAAAGGTAAAAATGTCTTGGTTATAGGAAGTGGGGATACAAGTGTGGATTGTATCGCTGTGGCGACAAGACAAGGGGCTAAATCTATAGTGCGTTTTGAAAGAAGTCCAAAAAGACCTTTGCAAAGAAGCCAAAACAATCCTTGGCCTTTAAAAGCTGACATTTTTACTACTGATTATGGTTTAGAAGAAGCCATTGCTGTATATGGCAAAGATCCTAGAGAATATCAAAAAATGACAAAGAAATTTTTAGGAAAAACTCATGTAGAAGGCGTTGAAGCAAATGATTTAAAACGCGAGTTTAAAGAAGGCAAGGCTATAAATGTTGAAATTCCAAATTCTAAAAAAACTTATAAAGTAGATTTAGTACTTTTGGCTATGGGTTTTAGCGGGTGCGAAGAAGCTATCGCTAAAAATTTTGGAGTGAAATTAGATGAGAAAAACAACATAAGCACAGAAAATTTCCAAACCACTCATAAAAAAATCTTTGCTTGCGGAGATGCTAGAAAAGGACAATCTTTAGTTGTTTGGGCTATAAAAGATGGTATAGAATGTGCTTTGAGTTTGCATCAAAATTTAGCAAAATAA
- the rnhB gene encoding ribonuclease HII, with the protein MKTLFDTKELLNEFDINLIGIDEAGRGALAGPMMMAACKLNKKLDGLCDSKKLSEKKREEFYEIIIKNSNYLILAFSSEQIDALGLSTCLKTGLKLIKKHFKTENNFLYDGNTNLGINGIKTQIKADASILQVSAASILAKVSKDRVMNFLAKDFPCYEFEKNKAYGTKAHKELIAKFGICKLHRKSFKLL; encoded by the coding sequence TTGAAAACTTTATTTGACACAAAAGAACTTTTAAATGAATTTGATATAAATTTAATCGGTATTGATGAAGCAGGACGCGGTGCTTTAGCAGGTCCTATGATGATGGCGGCTTGCAAACTGAACAAAAAACTTGATGGGTTGTGCGATTCTAAAAAACTAAGCGAAAAAAAACGCGAAGAATTTTATGAAATCATCATCAAAAATTCAAACTATCTCATACTTGCTTTTTCTTCAGAACAAATCGACGCACTAGGCTTAAGCACTTGTTTAAAAACAGGCTTAAAGCTTATAAAAAAGCATTTTAAAACAGAAAATAACTTCTTATATGATGGAAACACCAACCTAGGTATAAACGGGATAAAAACACAAATCAAAGCCGATGCTAGCATTTTGCAAGTAAGTGCAGCTAGCATACTTGCAAAAGTTAGTAAAGATAGGGTGATGAATTTCTTAGCTAAAGACTTTCCTTGTTATGAATTTGAAAAAAACAAAGCCTATGGCACAAAAGCTCATAAAGAACTTATAGCTAAATTTGGAATTTGCAAACTCCACCGAAAAAGTTTTAAACTTTTATGA
- a CDS encoding ComEA family DNA-binding protein produces the protein MKKLLFLFFALTAFLFGAVNINTATLKELKSLNGIGEAKAKAILEYRKEANFTSIDDLKKVKGIGDKLFEKIKNDITVE, from the coding sequence ATGAAAAAATTACTATTTTTATTTTTTGCTTTAACGGCTTTTCTCTTTGGTGCTGTAAATATCAACACTGCAACACTAAAAGAATTAAAAAGTTTAAATGGTATTGGCGAAGCTAAGGCTAAAGCGATTTTAGAATACCGCAAAGAAGCAAATTTTACAAGTATTGATGATCTTAAAAAAGTTAAAGGCATAGGTGATAAGCTTTTTGAAAAAATCAAAAATGATATCACAGTAGAATAA
- the rrc gene encoding ferritin family protein encodes MRQYETYKCQKCGNEVEVQNVGGGKLSCCGEEMKCITTDLTAVNLMKAFAGESMARNKYDLFADVAEEEGWHAVARHFREAAENEKWHARAEFKAYHEIVDGKPLEVTTKNLVTAAEGENYEHTTMYPNFAKIAEDEGKKAIARLFTAIGKVEIEHEREYLALKKMLEEEEFFNSEVEELWVCEVCGHIHRGKKAPAACPLCKAPKEYFKREFLG; translated from the coding sequence ATGAGACAATATGAAACCTATAAATGCCAAAAATGTGGTAATGAAGTAGAAGTTCAAAATGTAGGTGGCGGTAAGCTTAGCTGTTGTGGTGAAGAAATGAAATGTATCACTACAGATTTAACTGCGGTAAATTTGATGAAAGCTTTTGCGGGCGAATCTATGGCGAGAAACAAATACGATTTATTTGCTGATGTAGCTGAAGAAGAAGGTTGGCATGCGGTTGCTAGACATTTTAGAGAAGCGGCTGAAAATGAAAAATGGCATGCAAGAGCAGAATTTAAAGCTTATCATGAAATCGTTGATGGCAAACCTTTAGAAGTAACTACAAAAAACCTAGTAACTGCTGCAGAAGGTGAAAACTATGAGCACACAACTATGTATCCAAATTTTGCAAAAATCGCTGAAGATGAAGGTAAAAAGGCTATAGCGAGATTATTTACAGCTATTGGTAAAGTAGAAATCGAACACGAAAGAGAATATCTAGCGCTTAAAAAAATGCTCGAAGAAGAAGAATTTTTTAATAGTGAAGTAGAAGAATTATGGGTTTGTGAAGTATGCGGACATATACATCGTGGCAAAAAAGCTCCAGCAGCCTGTCCTTTATGTAAAGCACCAAAAGAGTATTTTAAACGCGAATTTTTGGGTTAA